Proteins encoded within one genomic window of Amphiura filiformis unplaced genomic scaffold, Afil_fr2py scaffold_45, whole genome shotgun sequence:
- the LOC140144209 gene encoding uncharacterized protein, translating to MADIDILIIDELLIIFNLLSLYDKLMAMRVCKKWYYIVRDTHAWKVIDLRDKGPVITANYRTFWNRYVEEPGQNVLTFRDSFIDWELQSDVVKRWEFSRNPRDVLSFLGIFAGVALREIYLTVTSGEIVEFLRRTCPNIITFYSSPSFSWKKLETCIDIDDVIKRRLHLPVKLKRLGLFEINTYRPGADYLWSPPGPYQYMKYGQDAKLNERILSIIASDCAELQTIFLSNFKLTSTAMCHLVKIPNLREIELSSCSYSGRSADTIYSSEFDDILTNSIGVLRNLTRFRIDKEHLSNWRGNWALLNRTWAQYQWQLLCGGPDLSNFLGCIGGWENLRELSLIQVTFSEVAFEKMISGLENLQKLELGSPSVTSHVVTLIGIHGMKLESLQLIREGLYSGKSLLSLCHHPTLEILEVQYRRGPSRESECQWLHRVFSMLETLPRINHVKLWGQHVAQLYNKGIFAIIQSAEIEVIEKQEFKHKKQTKLFTKKYFKKLFTR from the exons ATGGCGGATATTGATATACTTATCATCGACGAGTTGCtcataatttttaatttgttatcgCTGTATGATAAGCTTATGGCAATGAG GGTGTGCAAGAAATGGTACTATATCGTTAGAGACACGCACGCCTGGAAAGTCATCGATCTCCGTGACAAAGGTCCTGTGATCACAGCGAATTATAGGACATTTTGGAACCGATACGTAGAAGAACCAGGACAAAATGTTCTTACATTTCGCGATAGTTTTATAGACTGGGAACTTCAAAGTGATGTTGTCAAGAGATGGGAATTCTCGAGAAATCCACGCGATGTCTTATCCTTCCTGGGTATATTTGCTGGCGTTGCGTTGCGAGAGATTTACCTGACTGTAACGAGTGGTGAAATTGTGGAATTCCTTCGAAGAACCTGTCCTAATATAATTACATTTTATTCAAGCCCGTCATTCTCCTGGAAAAAACTTGAAACTTgcattgatattgatgatgtcATAAAGAGAAGGCTCCATCTCCCTGTCAAACTGAAGCGATTAGGCCTGTTTGAAATCAACACTTACCGTCCTGGCGCTGATTATTTGTGGTCGCCGCCGGGACCTTACCAATATATGAAATATGGCCAGGATGCCAAGCTCAATGAACGAATATTATCAATTATTGCTAGTGATTGTGCTGAATTGCAAACCATATTTCTTAGCAATTTTAAACTTACTTCAACAGCAATGTGTCATTTAGTTAAGATACCTAATTTGCGAGAAATTGAATTGTCTTCCTGTAGCTACTCTGGGCGCTCTGCAGACACTATATATTCATCAGAATTTGACGATATTCTTACTAATTCGATTGGGGTTTTAAGAAACCTGACTCGATTTAGAATTGATAAAGAACATTTGAGTAATTGGCGGGGTAATTGGGCACTACTTAATAGAACCTGGGCCCAATATCAATGGCAACTGCTATGCGGTGGACCGGATTTGTCTAATTTTCTAGGCTGCATTGGAGGATGGGAAAATCTGCGAGAATTATCATTAATACAGGTAACCTTTTCAGAAGTAGCATTTGAGAAGATGATATCTGGGTTGGAGAATCTACAGAAGCTTGAATTAGGCTCACCTTCCGTCACATCACATGTAGTAACTCTTATTGGCATTCATGGAATGAAATTAGAATCATTACAACTAATTAGAGAGGGACTATATTCTGGAAAAAGTTTGCTGTCTTTATGTCATCATCCTACATTAGAAATACTGGAAGTCCAATACAGACGGGGACCATCGCGAGAGTCTGAATGTCAATGGCTTCACCGAGTATTCAGTATGCTAGAAACCTTACCAAGAATAAATCATGTCAAGCTTTGGGGTCAACATGTTGCTCAACTCTATAACAAAGGTATATTTGCGATCATTCAATCGGCTGAGATTGAGGTAATTGAAAAACAAGAAttcaaacataaaaaacaaactaaactttttaccaagaaatattttaaaaagctATTTACACGTTAA